From a single Eremothecium sinecaudum strain ATCC 58844 chromosome III, complete sequence genomic region:
- the MRF1 gene encoding Mrf1p (Syntenic homolog of Ashbya gossypii ADL284C; Syntenic homolog of Saccharomyces cerevisiae YGL143C (MRF1)), with amino-acid sequence MLKILLNPRAIRGVTWSQIRWQSQATEFNELHSVLIKRIEKYVAELRELENDISTGNTFDTHKMKKFSRLSAISEAYSSYSTNVSAYHELQNIIEQDPSLKEEAQQEIESLVPTINKTSNSLIKKLLPPHPFAEKPCIMELRPGVGGIEAMIFAQDLLNMYINYAQFHRWKWSITSKTKNSSGSGIVEAILCIEESGAYDKLKYEAGVHRVQRIPATESKGRTHTSTAAVVVLPYMGEEVESDAYERSFKPDDIRIDVMRASGKGGQHVNTTDSAVRLTHYPSGIVIYMQEERSQHRNKAKAFQILRAKLAEIERKEKEERERNARKDQVSSTNRSDKIRTYNYPQNRVTDHRCNFSMHDLTAIMAGERLDDLIKAMEAYDSEVRATNLLNDVSNDS; translated from the coding sequence ATGTTGAAGATATTACTGAACCCTCGTGCCATAAGAGGAGTGACTTGGTCGCAAATAAGGTGGCAGAGCCAGGCCACTGAATTTAATGAGCTTCATTCAGTTTTAATTAAAAGAATCGAGAAGTACGTTGCTGAACTACGAGAACTTGAGAATGATATATCAACCGGAAATACTTTTGATACTCATAAAATGAAGAAGTTTTCAAGACTATCTGCTATTTCTGAAGCTTATTCTTCGTATTCAACGAATGTTTCCGCTTACCATGAATTACAAAATATAATAGAACAAGATCCCAGCCTAAAAGAAGAAGCCCAGCAGGAAATAGAGAGTCTGGTACCGACTATTAATAAGACATCCAATTCTTTGATAAAGAAACTGCTTCCTCCGCATCCTTTTGCAGAAAAACCATGTATTATGGAGCTAAGACCGGGCGTCGGTGGAATAGAAGCAATGATATTTGCTCAAGATTTGCTTAACATGTACATCAACTACGCCCAATTCCACAGATGGAAGTGGAGCATCACCTCTAAGACCAAGAACTCAAGCGGTTCGGGTATTGTTGAGGCTATACTTTGTATTGAAGAATCTGGCGCTTATGACAAACTGAAATACGAAGCTGGTGTACATCGTGTACAAAGAATTCCAGCAACAGAATCAAAGGGCAGGACACATACTTCTACCGCTGCAGTCGTGGTTTTACCTTACATGGGAGAAGAAGTAGAATCTGATGCTTACGAAAGGTCTTTTAAACCGGACGATATCAGAATCGATGTGATGCGCGCGAGTGGAAAAGGTGGGCAGCACGTTAATACCACAGACTCTGCTGTGAGATTAACCCACTATCCTTCCGGGATCGTAATCTATATGCAAGAAGAGCGTTCTCAGCACAGGAATAAGGCCAAGGCCTTCCAAATTTTACGCGCAAAGCTAGCTGAGATCGAGAGGAAGGAGAAAGAAGAGCGTGAGAGGAACGCGAGAAAAGACCAAGTCTCATCCACAAATAGGTCTGATAAAATTAGAACTTACAACTACCCCCAAAACAGAGTCACAGATCATCGTTGTAACTTTTCCATGCATGATCTTACTGCTATAATGGCTGGTGAGAGATTAGATGACTTAATTAAGGCAATGGAGGCCTATGACAGCGAAGTCCGTGCTACTAATTTACTGAACGATGTCAGCAACGATTCATAA
- the TIP20 gene encoding Tip20p (Syntenic homolog of Ashbya gossypii ADL286W; Syntenic homolog of Saccharomyces cerevisiae YGL145W (TIP20)), with amino-acid sequence MEKHFDLDTRIAEIEKERDAIAKELHSCVNEQEDLLDEFDTVTQKLTGIAEQIAKVERLEDVYELREKYGDLEVLRNVELLLKTRDECEQQLRTVGNIECISNELDVATEFDEDKMKQIHKKLEPIADSPLASALVERFNEIVTIHATSLKADFEKVLLEKRCDTQEFLNDEKVVADLRSKSSSLFQLSHLILPKPSHEQYWNFVSLANNFRIKFIYHFANPSFDAEKKSIETYFRFLEKYLDENLIKYIQMFHDEDNGVTKALIHQQFINHILDPVRQKVSSVLTNVMNSTSPDAIQTLVILISQIFITDNALVKIHMYDGVGLISLIPEDALLAWQNFEIESAQAQFKNLTSKNSSLSKSGADLVKLLENIYQYLEPFFNIEYQELFSIKFNLTDEIFIQLPTRYKAYLLSKESSIKDVSEEQQLEQIYWKLHNLTLLSNAFMKFSLKHIFIEMKEMINKSTNSDYSCIFDEVSEEYEKAIVVVRESIVHRCTKRLSTELRNYFKFNEWYSISSPPEQCSSEVVGAVKLTEKMMRSLEMYTVPQDVLDRIKVDLLETIINFMLNYVVKLNKFSEFGLQQLLVDFQSLRQILNLPFESTKVYKEAALLEYFKVLGLKFSKDPASRKMLSRDYISKGQPENFHDLRSLLHIEHLDGDEIADAIYRSL; translated from the coding sequence ATGGAGAAGCATTTTGATTTGGATACAAGAATTGctgaaattgaaaaggAACGCGATGCTATTGCGAAAGAGCTACACAGCTGCGTCAATGAGCAGGAAGACCTATTGGACGAATTCGATACAGTCACCCAAAAATTAACGGGCATTGCTGAACAAATAGCCAAGGTTGAGCGCTTGGAGGATGTGTATGAGTTACGTGAAAAGTACGGTGATTTAGAAGTCCTGAGAAATGTGGAGTTACTGTTGAAAACAAGAGACGAATGCGAGCAGCAACTTAGAACGGTAGGGAATATAGAATGTATCTCGAATGAATTGGATGTTGCTACCGAATTTGACGAGGATAAGATGAAGCAAATACATAAAAAATTGGAACCAATTGCTGATTCACCATTAGCATCCGCTTTGGTAGAAAGATTTAATGAAATTGTTACAATTCATGCAACAAGTCTAAAAGCGGATTTTGAAAAGGTCCTTCTAGAAAAGAGATGTGACACTCAAGAGTTTTTAAATGATGAGAAGGTTGTTGCTGATTTAAGGAGTAAGTCTAGCTCTTTATTCCAACTTTCGCATTTAATTCTCCCTAAGCCAAGTCATGAACAATACTGGAACTTCGTCAGTTTGGCCAACAATTTTAGAATTAAGTTCATCTATCATTTTGCTAATCCATCTTTTGATGCAGAAAAGAAGTCTATTGAGACTTATTTTAGGTTCTTAGAGAAATACTTGGATGAAAACCTCATAAAATATATACAGATGTTCCACGACGAAGATAATGGCGTGACAAAGGCATTAATACACCAGCAATTTATTAATCACATTCTTGATCCAGTTCGTCAAAAAGTTAGCTCCGTGTTAACCAATGTGATGAATTCCACATCACCAGATGCCATACAAACGTTGGTCATCTTAATCTCTCAGATATTTATCACGGACAACGCATTGGTGAAAATTCATATGTATGATGGAGTAGGGTTGATATCTTTAATTCCAGAGGATGCACTTTTGGCATGGCAAAACTTTGAAATAGAATCTGCTCAAGCGCAATTCAAAAACCTTACATCAAAAAACTCATCGTTATCGAAGAGTGGGGCAGACCTTGTGAAGCTATTAGAGAACATATACCAATACCTAGAGCCATTCTTTAACATTGAATACCAAGAGTTGTTTTCCATCAAATTCAATTTGACGGATGAAATATTCATACAACTGCCAACCAGATATAAGGCCTATCTGTTATCAAAGGAATCTTCAATTAAAGATGTTTCAGAAGAACAGCAGCTGGAACAAATATATTGGAAACTTCACAATTTAACGCTACTATCTAACGCTTTCATGAAGTTTTCACTTAAACATATATTTATTGAAATGAAGGAAATGATAAATAAGTCTACCAATTCTGATTATTCCTGTATCTTTGACGAAGTTTCAGAAGAGTATGAAAAGGCTATTGTAGTTGTTCGAGAATCTATTGTTCACAGGTGTACCAAAAGATTAAGCACAGAGTTGCGGAATTACTTCAAATTTAATGAGTGGTATTCAATATCGTCCCCACCAGAGCAATGTAGTTCCGAAGTGGTCGGTGCTGTAAAGCTCACCGAGAAGATGATGCGGTCGTTAGAAATGTATACGGTACCGCAAGATGTGTTGGATAGGATCAAGGTAGACTTGTTGGAGACAATTATTAATTTTATGCTTAATTATGTGGTGAAACTGAACAAATTCAGCGAATTTGGATTGCAACAGCTTCTTGTGGACTTCCAATCCCTCAGACAAATTCTGAACCTACCATTTGAATCGACAAAGGTGTATAAAGAAGCGGCCTTATTAGAATATTTCAAAGTCCTAGGTTTAAAATTCTCAAAAGACCCTGCTTCACGTAAAATGTTGAGCAGGGATTATATATCAAAAGGCCAGCCCGAGAATTTCCATGACCTCAGGTCATTGCTGCATATAGAGCATTTAGATGGCGATGAAATTGCCGATGCGATATATAGATCGTTATGA
- a CDS encoding lipase ROG1 family protein (Syntenic homolog of Ashbya gossypii ADL285C; Syntenic homolog of Saccharomyces cerevisiae YGL144C (ROG1) and YDL109C) — protein sequence MSDILYHFKSAVRIGELERYIIIYDLYNNSEAPSNIQLNSLWLKVKNTSNLTYRAAYLMGPYILYCDVRSGEYHHSQKLYSSADIPQFDSTIQAQQEFIAELSIHTLKKRYVWIVDVVSQIIFTATTQVGFEITIATSKDIVMGDIESEPWAGSFSENLTVNRLTALDLWNLPQQIFDDFSKPIHLVVLTHGLHSNVGADLHYLKEQVEKCQKYYPNEILVVKGYTENVCKTEKGIKYLGMRLGDYVTNTIYNPRTRKISFIGHSLGGLVQTFAIAHIAVKYPWFFENVEPVNFITLASPLLGIVTNNPVYVNMFLSMGIVGKTGQDLRMQVHSGDKVPVLYALPGAVTRGILKRFKKRTVYANATNDGIVPLYSSCLLYLDHNDIKTKLKNTVEFQADKQDLLTKTFVNPLAKAINLFAPQTHGDSAIPKLSVIDSVMSIILPPLPDKKYLMDPSSKSDVILHDRIYTEKDIPAPTDPDLEQVTNWDSMSLNFSNNEQYKHIEEELAKKWHQGLTWRKVIVNLQPDAHNNIIVRRRFINAYGWPVIDHLVQNHFNGSDGAYTDDVQEELRSHDTEEEERLWISRQHEETFFDVGPTGMISSVGEFFENIRNTAFQRNARSSSTNSNGSIQDDIFRIQNDLW from the coding sequence ATGTCGGATATATTGTACCATTTTAAATCAGCTGTGAGGATTGGTGAGCTAGAGCGATATATCATCATCTATGATCTATACAACAACAGTGAAGCGCCGAGTAATATCCAGCTTAATTCCTTATGGTTGAAGGTTAAGAATACATCTAATTTAACTTACAGGGCAGCATATTTAATGGGCCCTTATATTCTTTACTGTGATGTTAGATCAGGCGAATACCACCATTCGCAAAAGTTATATTCCTCAGCTGATATACCGCAGTTTGATTCTACAATACAAGCCCAGCAAGAGTTTATTGCTGAGCTATCTATACATACGTTAAAGAAGCGTTACGTGTGGATTGTTGATGTTGTTAGTCAAATTATCTTTACAGCAACGACACAAGTCGGATTTGAAATCACGATTGCAACATCAAAAGATATTGTTATGGGTGATATAGAATCGGAGCCATGGGCTGGGTCTTTTAGTGAAAATTTGACTGTGAATCGCCTTACAGCTTTAGATCTTTGGAACTTGCCACAGCAGATTTTTGATGACTTTTCGAAGCCGATACACTTAGTTGTGTTAACACATGGATTACATTCTAACGTTGGAGCGGACCTACACTATTTAAAAGAACAGGTAGAAAAGTGCCAAAAGTACTACCCTAATGAGATATTAGTGGTGAAGGGATACACCGAGAATGTTTGTAAGACTGAGAAGGGTATCAAGTATTTGGGTATGAGGCTTGGTGATTACGTGACTAATACTATCTATAATCCTCGCACAAGGAAGATATCATTTATAGGACATTCTTTAGGTGGTTTGGTCCAAACATTTGCAATTGCACATATTGCGGTTAAATATCCATGGTTTTTTGAAAATGTGGAACCTGTTAACTTTATTACGTTGGCGTCACCACTATTAGGTATAGTGACGAATAATCCGGTATACGTGAACATGTTTCTATCTATGGGAATTGTAGGGAAGACTGGACAGGATTTGAGAATGCAGGTTCATTCTGGAGATAAAGTGCCGGTTCTCTACGCCTTGCCGGGTGCTGTTACTCGAGGAATCTTAAAACGCTTTAAAAAGCGTACAGTATATGCTAATGCTACGAATGATGGTATTGTCCCTCTATACTCATCATGCTTGTTGTACTTAGACCATAATGACATTAAGACTAAGCTTAAGAACACGGTAGAATTTCAGGCTGACAAACAAGATTTGTTGACGAAAACGTTCGTCAATCCTTTGGCTAAGGCAATAAACCTTTTTGCTCCTCAGACTCATGGAGACTCAGCTATTCCCAAACTATCTGTTATAGACTCTGTCATGTCAATAATTTTACCGCCATTGCCTGATAAGAAGTACTTAATGGATCCTTCATCGAAATCCGATGTTATCCTACATGACCGTATATATACGGAAAAAGACATTCCAGCGCCTACTGATCCTGACTTAGAGCAGGTTACCAATTGGGACTCGATGTCATTGAACTTTTCTAACAATGAGCAATATAAACATATCGAAGAGGAATTAGCAAAAAAATGGCATCAAGGATTAACTTGGAGAAAGGTAATTGTAAACTTGCAACCCGACGCGCACAATAACATCATCGTCCGCAGACGCTTCATCAACGCATACGGTTGGCCTGTCATTGATCACTTAGTTCAGAATCACTTTAATGGCTCAGATGGTGCCTATACGGATGACGTGCAAGAGGAGCTACGGAGCCATGatacagaagaagaggaaaGATTATGGATTAGCCGTCAGCATGAAGAAACTTTCTTTGATGTGGGGCCAACTGGTATGATTTCTTCTGTAGGGGAGTTCTTTGAGAACATTAGGAATACTGCATTTCAAAGGAATGCGCGATCAAGTTCAACTAATTCTAATGGGTCTATCCAAGACGATATATTTAGAATTCAAAATGATTTATGGTAA